From the Cyanobacteria bacterium FACHB-DQ100 genome, the window GTTCAAAGGAGAAATCCTGCCCGGACAAGAGCGTGAAGCTGAAGTTGTCGCGCCGAACCAACAACCGCGTCGTCGTCAACAGCGTCGTCAGCGATTTGAAGATCGATCGAACGAAGGGTAGGAACAGTAGGGAGTAGGGGGACGAGAGAACATTGAAACATCTCGCTCCCCACTCCCCACCTCCCCACTCCCCACATACAGGTATCGACCAATGTTAAGCCCAAGAAGAACAAAATTCCGTAAGCAACAGCGCGGTCGGATGCGAGGATTGGCGACACGCGGAAGTCAACTGAACTTCGGTGACTTTGGCTTACAAGCCCTAGAGCCAACCTGGATCACATCGCGCCAAATCGAAGCTAGCCGTCGTGCAATGACGCGCTACATTCGCCGGGGTGGACAAATCTGGATTCGGATTTTCCCCGACAAGCCCGTCACCGCTCGTGCCGCAGAAACCCGGATGGGTTCTGGTAAAGGTGCGCCCGAATACTGGGTTGCCGTGGTGAAGCCTGGTCGGATTATGTTTGAAATCGCTGGAGTCCCGGAAGAAACTGCTCGTGAAGCCATGCGCCTCGCCCAGTACAAACTCCCGATCAAAACGAAATTCATCACCCGTCAGCAAGTCGTTGAGGAGGAATCATAAATCATGGCACTTCCGAAAATTGCAGATGCTCGATCGCTAAACGACGAAGAACTTTCGGATCAGATCCTTTCTGTCAAGAAAGAGTTATTCCAACTCCGAATGCAGCAAGGAACTCGTCAACTCGAAAAACCGCATCAATTCAAACACCTCAAGCATCGCCTCGCGCAGCTCCTGACGGTGGAACGTGAAAGACAGTTGAAAGGTGAATAAGTCCAATGGCAGTTAAAGAAAGAGTTGGCTTAGTTGTCAGCGACAAAATGGACAAAACGGTGGTCGTGGCTGTGGAAAACCGCACCGCGCACCCAAAATACGGAAAAATCGTCGTCCGGACAAAGCGCTACAAAGCACATGATGAAGAAAACAAGTGCAAACAAGGCGATCGCGTCCGGATTCAGGAAACTCGCCCCTTGAGCCGCACCAAACGCTGGTCTGTGCTTGAGATCCTGAGTACTAAAGCCTAACCTATCAGGAGACGGACATGATTCAGCAGGAAAGCTATCTCAATGTGGCAGACAACAGCGGCGCTCGGAAGCTCATGTGCATTCGTGTACTGGGTGGCAACCGTCGCTATGCCGGAGTTGGCGATGTCATTGTTGCTGTTGTGAAGGATGCAATCCCGAACATGGCAGTGAAAAAGTCGGATGTTGTTAAAGCCGTCATTGTTCGCACTCGCAAAACCTTGCGTCGCGATAGTGGCATGAGCATTCGGTTTGATGACAATGCAGCCGTGATTATCAACGCAGACGGCAACCCTAGAGGAACCCGTGTGTTTGGCCCAGTTGCGCGTGAACTCCGCGAAAAGAACTTCACCAAGATTGTTTCTCTAGCGCCGGAGGTGCTGTAAATGGCATTGAAGAAGAAAAAGTCCCCCGTTGCTCTAAAAATGCACGTCAAAGCGGGTGACACGGTACAAGTGATTGCCGGAAACGATAAGGGCAAAGTTGGTGAGATTGTTCGCGCATTTCCTAAACTCAGCAAAGTGATTGTGAGAGGCGTGAACATCAAAACCAAACACATCAAGCCGAAACAAGAAGGCGAATCCGGTCGGATCGAAACGATCGAATTTCCCATCCACAGCTCGAACGTGATGCTGTATTCCGAAAAGCAAAAAGTCGCATCTCGCATTTGCTACACCTTCACCGAAGATGGACGCAAAGTGAGAAAACTCGTCAAAACCGGCGAAATCATTGATTAAGCCTTGCATTCATTTAGCCCCTGACCAAGCCCAGGGAGGAATCTAAACTATGTCCAACAGACTGAAGACCTCGTACGCAGAAAAAGTTGTTCCCAAGTTAACCGAGCAGTTTGGCTACAAGAACATCCACGAAGTTCCCAAAGTCGTCAAGATCACCGTCAACCGGGGTCTGGGCGAAGCGTCACAGAATGCGAAAGCGCTTGAAGCATCTGTCAACGAACTCGCAATCATCACTGGTCAAAAACCCGTCGTTACTCGCGCTAAAAAAGCGATCGCCGGATTCAAAATTCGTCAAGGAATGCCAGTTGGGGTGATGGTGACGCTGAGAGCCGATCGAATGTACAACTTCTTGGATCGTTTGATGAATCTAGCCTTGCCTCGGATTCGGGACTTTCGCGGCATCAGCCCGAAAAGCTTTGACGGACGCGGTAACTACACCCTCGGTCTGAGAGAGCAACTGATCTTCCCCGAGATTGAGTACGACAGCGTCGATCAAATTCGGGGAATGGACATCTCGATCATTACGACTGCAAACACTGATGAAGAAGGACGTGCCCTGCTGAAAGAACTGGGTATGCCGTTCCGAGATAACTAACGCAGTCAAATCACAGAGGCAACTATGGCAGCAAACGACACCATTTCAGATATGCTGACGCGCATTCGGAACGCTAGTCTAGCGCGTCACCAAACGACCGAAGTTCCATCCACCCGCATGACTCGCAGTATTGCTGAGGTATTAGTCGCTGAAGGCTTTATCGCTTCAGTCGAAGAAGTAGGTGAAATTCCCAAGAAAAACCTAGTCTTGGGTCTCAAGTACAAAGGCAAAAATCGCAAGCCGATTATCACCGCGCTGAAGCGCGTGAGCCGTCCGGGTTTGCGGGTGTACTCGAATCGTAAGGATCTGCCGCGTGTCTTAGGCGGCATCGGGATTGCGATCGTTTCCACTTCAAGCGGCATCATGACCGATCGCGAAGCTCGCAAAACGGGTGTTGGCGGTGAAGTCCTTTGCTACGTCTGGTAAGCAGTTGGAGGAATAAACTATGTCTCGAATTGGAAAACGTCCGATTACCCTCCCTGCGAAAGTGACCGTCGCGATTAACGGTCAAGAAGTCGTGGTGAAGGGGCCGAAAGGAGAACTGTCAAGAGTTCTGCCTGCGGGAGTTACGATCGAAACCGAAGGCGATACCGTAACCGTGAATCGGGTCAACGATTCGCGGATGGCGCGTGAACGTCATGGTCTGTGCCGTACTCTGGTTGCCAATATGGTTGAAGGAGTGGCAAATGGATTTCAACGCCGCTTAGAAATTCAAGGGGTCGGCTATCGGGCTGCGGTTCAGGGTAAGAATCTGAACCTCAGCATGGGCTACAGCCATCCGGTACTGATCGAACCGCCAGACGGCATTCAATTCCAAGTCGAAAACAACACCAACGTGATTGTGAGCGGAATTGATAAAGAGATCGTCGGCAATACGGCGGCGAAGGTGCGGGCGGTACGTCCACCGGAACCTTACAAGGGTAAGGGAATCCGCTACCAGGGCGAAGCAGTCCGTCGCAAAGTTGGTAAGACGGGTGGTAAAGGGAAGAAATAAGCCATGAGCAAAGTAAGTCGTCGAGAATCTACACGCCTGCGTCACGCTCGGATTCGCCGTCGTGTGTCGGGCACTCCAGAGCGTCCCCGGTTAGCCGTGTTCAAATCGAATCAGCACATCTATGTTCAACTGATCGATGATGTGGCTCAAACCACGATCGCGGCTGCTTCCACCGTCGAGCCGGAACTGAAAGAAAAAATCGAATCCGGAGCAAACTGCGCAGCTGCGGCTGAAGTCGGTCGGTTGATTGCTGATCGTGCGAAAGCCAAAGGCATCGAACAAGTGGTGTTCGATCGCGGAGGTAACTTATATCATGGTCGCGTCCAGACCTTAGCGGATGCTGCCCGTGAAGCAGGTCTAAACTTCTAGGAGCAAACACAAATGGCTAAGGCAAAAGGAAAAGAAAAGAAATCTCGCGAAAAGGAATCCGAATTCCAAGAGCGCGTGGTACAAATCCGCCGTGTAACTAAAGTAGTTAAGGGTGGTAAAAAGCTCAGCTTTAGAGCGATCGTGGTAGTTGGAAACGAGAAAGGTCAAGTCGGTGTCGGCGTGGGTAAAGCCAGCGATGTCATCGGTGCGGTGAAGAAGGGTGTCGCAGATGGTAAAAAGCATCTGATCGATGTGCCCCTGACCAAATCTAACTCGATTCCACATCCTGCAACCGCAATGGGCGGCGGCGCTAAAGTGATGATGCGTCCTGCGGCTCCGGGTACTGGGGTAATTGCCGGGGGTGCTGTTCGGACGGTGCTAGAACTCGCTGGCGTGAAGAACATTCTGGCGAAACAGCTTGGATCAGGCAACCCGTTGAACAATGCGCGTGCTGCGGTGAATGCGTTAGCAGAACTTCGCACACTGTCGGATGTCGCTCAAGAGCGCGGCATTCCGGTTGAACAACTTTACGGCGTTTAGGAGGCACTAGATCATGAGATTAGAAGATGCTGTGCCCCAACCAGGCTCAACCAAGCGGAAGCGTCGCATTGGTCGCGGGATTTCTGCGGGTCAAGGCGCGAGTGGTGGCTTTGGAATGCGGGGTCAAAAGTCTCGATCGGGTCGTCCGACTCGTCCGGGATTTGAAGGGGGTCAAACGCCTCTGTATCGTCGCTTGCCGAAGTTGAAATACTTCACGGTGATCAATCGGAAGTATTTCACGGTGGTCAATGTGAGCGATTTGGCTGAGTTGGATGCCAATTCTGAAGTGTCGTTATCTTCGCTGATGGATGCGGGGATTGTGACTCAGGATGATGGTCCGCTGAAGATTTTGGGCGATGGTGAGTTGTCGGTAAAGCTGACTGTGAAAGCAGCAGCGTTTACTGAGGGCGCGAAGTCGAAGATTGAAGCGGCTGGCGGAACTTGCGAGATTGTTTAAGTTCTAAAGCTAGTGAATTGAAAAGACCTGCACTGTTTAGTGTGGGTCTTTTTTGCTAATCGACCGGATAGAATAACGCTAAAGCATTGAAAAGGTTGCAATGAGCGCAGTTCTTAACAAACCATCCTCACTTCTGCACGAAATCCAAATTGAGAAAATTGGTGAATGGAATTTGTTTAAGTTTAGCGATGCGTTACAGCTTCGCATGGAAGAATTGCTAGAGAAAAAGAAAGCGGATCAACTGGCAGTTGAAGAAATTGGGGAACTGGATGCGCTCTGCAGAACTCGCTCGAATTTTCACCCACATCAATACGATGATGGCAGCGCAGAATGTTAATCAATGACACTCGACGGGCCGTATATAGTGAAATTACGCACTAAAAGTGAACATAGAGTTACAATCAATGCCTTCTACGATTATTCTCGTTCGTGTTTTTGTAGAAACCTCACAAATAGAATTGTGTGAGCAAGCAGCAGTATCAGTCATAAGC encodes:
- the rplF gene encoding 50S ribosomal protein L6 → MSRIGKRPITLPAKVTVAINGQEVVVKGPKGELSRVLPAGVTIETEGDTVTVNRVNDSRMARERHGLCRTLVANMVEGVANGFQRRLEIQGVGYRAAVQGKNLNLSMGYSHPVLIEPPDGIQFQVENNTNVIVSGIDKEIVGNTAAKVRAVRPPEPYKGKGIRYQGEAVRRKVGKTGGKGKK
- a CDS encoding 50S ribosomal protein L15 codes for the protein MRLEDAVPQPGSTKRKRRIGRGISAGQGASGGFGMRGQKSRSGRPTRPGFEGGQTPLYRRLPKLKYFTVINRKYFTVVNVSDLAELDANSEVSLSSLMDAGIVTQDDGPLKILGDGELSVKLTVKAAAFTEGAKSKIEAAGGTCEIV
- a CDS encoding 50S ribosomal protein L24; amino-acid sequence: MHVKAGDTVQVIAGNDKGKVGEIVRAFPKLSKVIVRGVNIKTKHIKPKQEGESGRIETIEFPIHSSNVMLYSEKQKVASRICYTFTEDGRKVRKLVKTGEIID
- the rplN gene encoding 50S ribosomal protein L14, whose amino-acid sequence is MIQQESYLNVADNSGARKLMCIRVLGGNRRYAGVGDVIVAVVKDAIPNMAVKKSDVVKAVIVRTRKTLRRDSGMSIRFDDNAAVIINADGNPRGTRVFGPVARELREKNFTKIVSLAPEVL
- a CDS encoding 50S ribosomal protein L18, with the protein product MSKVSRRESTRLRHARIRRRVSGTPERPRLAVFKSNQHIYVQLIDDVAQTTIAAASTVEPELKEKIESGANCAAAAEVGRLIADRAKAKGIEQVVFDRGGNLYHGRVQTLADAAREAGLNF
- the rpsH gene encoding 30S ribosomal protein S8; its protein translation is MAANDTISDMLTRIRNASLARHQTTEVPSTRMTRSIAEVLVAEGFIASVEEVGEIPKKNLVLGLKYKGKNRKPIITALKRVSRPGLRVYSNRKDLPRVLGGIGIAIVSTSSGIMTDREARKTGVGGEVLCYVW
- the rpsE gene encoding 30S ribosomal protein S5, whose product is MAKAKGKEKKSREKESEFQERVVQIRRVTKVVKGGKKLSFRAIVVVGNEKGQVGVGVGKASDVIGAVKKGVADGKKHLIDVPLTKSNSIPHPATAMGGGAKVMMRPAAPGTGVIAGGAVRTVLELAGVKNILAKQLGSGNPLNNARAAVNALAELRTLSDVAQERGIPVEQLYGV
- a CDS encoding 50S ribosomal protein L29 — translated: MALPKIADARSLNDEELSDQILSVKKELFQLRMQQGTRQLEKPHQFKHLKHRLAQLLTVERERQLKGE
- the rpsQ gene encoding 30S ribosomal protein S17, whose product is MAVKERVGLVVSDKMDKTVVVAVENRTAHPKYGKIVVRTKRYKAHDEENKCKQGDRVRIQETRPLSRTKRWSVLEILSTKA
- the rplP gene encoding 50S ribosomal protein L16, producing the protein MLSPRRTKFRKQQRGRMRGLATRGSQLNFGDFGLQALEPTWITSRQIEASRRAMTRYIRRGGQIWIRIFPDKPVTARAAETRMGSGKGAPEYWVAVVKPGRIMFEIAGVPEETAREAMRLAQYKLPIKTKFITRQQVVEEES
- the rplE gene encoding 50S ribosomal protein L5 gives rise to the protein MSNRLKTSYAEKVVPKLTEQFGYKNIHEVPKVVKITVNRGLGEASQNAKALEASVNELAIITGQKPVVTRAKKAIAGFKIRQGMPVGVMVTLRADRMYNFLDRLMNLALPRIRDFRGISPKSFDGRGNYTLGLREQLIFPEIEYDSVDQIRGMDISIITTANTDEEGRALLKELGMPFRDN